The stretch of DNA GCCCGTGGAACTGAACGCTTCTCGTCGGGCACGCGTTATGCTTAAATCCAGCGGCTTGATCATGACACAGGCAGAGGATCAGGGCGTGAAACAGGTGCTGAATGCTGCGGCACTGACCTATGTGGCTGCCATCGCCACCTCTCTGATGCAATTGCTGTACTTCGTCTCCCTGGTCGGCGGCAGAAGTCGGCGACGGTGATGATCGAGAGTCAGGATCCAGCGTTTTGTGATTGGAAATTAGGAATTAGGATATTGGTATTAGATGTGCCGTCCTGAAATATGTTTACGGGTAGCGAATAAAACTGAAAGGGATTTCAGGATGAAGAACAGATGTAAATGGATTCAACATGCAAAATAATCGTAAATTTCAGTTAATACACATTTTTTTAATGAGTATCCTCATCCTTACGGGTTGCCATTTTCCACAAACGCCCTTGGAAACCATACCGGCTGCCTCCGCAACCCTGACCGCCACACCGCCAGACCCCACACACACCGCTGAAGTCCCGCCGCCCACCCTTACCCCGACGGTCACAGCATCCCCTTCACCAACACCACCCCCGCCCACAGCAACGCCGACCCCTGTTTTGGTATATCACGAGCCTGGCGAGGTCGTTGCGCCGATTTTGCTTTACCATCACATTGACGGGGATGATTACGATAACCGTTACCAGGTAGCGGTTCCTGATTTTCGCGCCCAAATGCAATGGCTTTACGATCACGGCTATACCGCCATCACGATCTCTACCCTGGTTGACGTGCTGCTGGAGGGCGGTGAACTGCCAGAAAAACCAATCGTGCTCACCTTTGATGACGGTCATTTAAGTGTGTATGAGAAAGCCTTTCCCATCATGGAGGAATACGGCTTTCCGGGCGTGTTTTACATCGTCGCCAACCGCATCAATGGCTCTCCGGATTTCGTTGATGTGGAACAAATCAAAACCATGCTGGATGCCGGCTGGGAGGTCGGAAGCCACGGCTACTCTCACCTGGATGTCACCCAAAATCATTACGCCGCAGAATACGAAATTGCCCAATCAAAGTATGACCTGCAAGCTGCCCTGGAGGCACCGGTCAACACTTTTGCCTATCCCTACGGGTTGATCGATCCATATACCGCCACAATGGTCAGCAACGCTGCTTACAAGGCAGGCATGGGTTTGGGAGTGTCCATTACCCACACCTGGGGGAATTTGTTTTATCTTAATCGAATCGAAATCTATGGCAGCGATTCGTTGGAGGAATTCGCAGCCAGGTTCGCCCAGAACCCATAATCCTGAAATCCGTCGTCAAATGTGCGCATAATTCAATCAGATTGATTGAAAACGACATCCCCCAATGCTTTTCATTCCGGGGTCGATGTTTTTCGAGCAGCTAAACGGTATCGGTCAGGGTTTATAAATTGCGAATTCTGAAAACCCAACCATGATTTCCCTTTGATCCCAGGTGCCGACGAAGAGTCCGGCCTGACCAGGCCAATAGATATCGCTATCGACATCAACCAGCAGGGTGCTGTTGACCGCCAGGGCAAACCCATCATATCCGCAATAAGCAGACAGGGTGTTAATTCCACCGGTAGGAATAGCACTCGAAGGGGTCCAATCGACTACCGAGACCGGCTTATCATCCACCAGCGCCCAGATTGTGTAATAACCATCTTCGCTGATTTCAAGGACGGTAAAGTTCCCTTTATCCACATAGCCGCAGACGAAGCCAAAATCACCGTCCCCTGCCGCCAGCAAAACCTCATAATCAACCGCCATGATGATATTTGAATACGAATCTGGCAAGATGGAATAAATATAGGTGCTCTCGTCGATCACTTTGATCACCAACTGCCTGTCCAAAATATCCGCCCAGCCCTCGTTATAATCTTCAAGCAGCCACTTGTTGCGATTATCTTCGAATGTGTCGTACAGCAACACATCACCTTCATAATCGTAATCATCAACATACTCTTCTGACGGGGGCTCCTCAATAATTGCCACCTGGCCAGCCAGGGCAGCATCGATTAAGGGAAGCGCCAGGTTGATTGGGCGCAGCGCGTTAATAAATCCACCGGTGGGCACACAGTTATCAAATTCATCAATGACGCCGTCCCGGTTCGTATCCGCCAGGGCGCGGCAATCTACAACCTGCCCCTCCAAATCACCCGAGCCGACCTGCGTGGGCACACCGATGATCTCGCCCTGGGGGGTAGCTGCCAGGCCACCGCTGTTGCCGCCAGCGATGGTTGCCGAGGTTTTGATGTAAGCACGGTTGCCGTAAGGAGCTTCTGCTGTAAAACCGCTCACCTCTCCACGCGTCAGCGTGATGGTCTCACCGCCAATGCCCGGATAACCAATGATAACGAGGGGATCACCCAGTTTAAGCGTTTCAGCCCGTCCAATTTTCACCGGTTCGATCCCCAGCGCGCTGAAATTCGGTGGGTTTCCATTCAGGTCCGACCTGATTTTAATCACCGCCAGATCCAGGTTATAGTCCGCTTGCAGCACATCCGCATAGAACATCTCTTTAGGCGGTTGATCCGGTTCTTCGGTGATCGAGATCACCAGGTCAACCACAGTGTAAAACCGATCCGAAAGT from Brevefilum fermentans encodes:
- a CDS encoding polysaccharide deacetylase family protein, which encodes MQNNRKFQLIHIFLMSILILTGCHFPQTPLETIPAASATLTATPPDPTHTAEVPPPTLTPTVTASPSPTPPPPTATPTPVLVYHEPGEVVAPILLYHHIDGDDYDNRYQVAVPDFRAQMQWLYDHGYTAITISTLVDVLLEGGELPEKPIVLTFDDGHLSVYEKAFPIMEEYGFPGVFYIVANRINGSPDFVDVEQIKTMLDAGWEVGSHGYSHLDVTQNHYAAEYEIAQSKYDLQAALEAPVNTFAYPYGLIDPYTATMVSNAAYKAGMGLGVSITHTWGNLFYLNRIEIYGSDSLEEFAARFAQNP
- a CDS encoding S1 family peptidase; this translates as MADYKTEDHIPEKIQHGWTQRRALNKWLILGLLSFVMIAGLGCLGSMFNGQTEGGLTVEIAAPSGPVSIGEAFTVEVVLSNTGNRNVTVTEILLPNSMTERATVLGVDPAGSGLQNKFAYDMMIAPNGRETVTFHFQAVSPGEIKDPVSVKTTSDSITVPVSVVIAADQSDVVVEPTATASAVMGDVIPFQAVVQITALVEFYGDVIDGWTGSGTIISEDGLILTNAHVVLSDRFYTVVDLVISITEEPDQPPKEMFYADVLQADYNLDLAVIKIRSDLNGNPPNFSALGIEPVKIGRAETLKLGDPLVIIGYPGIGGETITLTRGEVSGFTAEAPYGNRAYIKTSATIAGGNSGGLAATPQGEIIGVPTQVGSGDLEGQVVDCRALADTNRDGVIDEFDNCVPTGGFINALRPINLALPLIDAALAGQVAIIEEPPSEEYVDDYDYEGDVLLYDTFEDNRNKWLLEDYNEGWADILDRQLVIKVIDESTYIYSILPDSYSNIIMAVDYEVLLAAGDGDFGFVCGYVDKGNFTVLEISEDGYYTIWALVDDKPVSVVDWTPSSAIPTGGINTLSAYCGYDGFALAVNSTLLVDVDSDIYWPGQAGLFVGTWDQREIMVGFSEFAIYKP